The following nucleotide sequence is from Nitratidesulfovibrio termitidis HI1.
TCCTGTCCATTCTTGTCGGCTGCTGCCTGCCCGTGCCGTTCTTGTCCGTCGCGACTAACCTCCGCTGGCATCCGCTGGCCGCCGCTACGCCGCCGGAGGCGACACCGGAGGCGCAACGGCGGCGCAGCCCCATGGGGACCCGCACGACGGGCAGGGCGCGGTACGCGCTATCCGCCTATCTCGGCGGTGCAGTGGGGGCAGCGGGTGGCGCGTGCGTCGATCTTGCTGAAGCAGAACGGGCAGTCCTGCTGTTTGGGGGCGGCCGGACCCTCCAGGCGTTCGCGCAGGGTGTTCACCCCGCGCACCAGCAGGAACACGGCAAAGGCCACGATGACGAAGCTGACCACCGTGTTGGCGAACACGCCCGCGTTCAGGGTTACCGCCCCCGCCTGTTTGGCGGCGGCCAGGCTGGCGTACGGGCCGGGCGCGGCGCCGTCGCGCAGGGTGACGAACAGGTTGGAAAAATCCACGCCGCCCAGTACCAGGCCGATGGGCGGCATGATCAGGTCATCCACCAGCGACTTGACGATGGTGCCGAACGAGGCGCCCAGAATGACGCCCACGGCCATGTCCAGCGCGTTGCCTTTGACCGCGAATTCCTTGAATGCCTTCAGCATGCGAACCTCCTAGGTGCGAGAGAATATCTGATGCTATGCACGCATCGGCGCGCGGTGGCAACCCCGTAGCGGCGTGGCGCATCCCTGCCGTCCCCGGAAGGGCGGGTGGAAACGGATGGGGCAACGGAGAAGGGCGCGGGCAGGACGCCATGGGGCATTGCCAGCGAGACGGGCGAAGACAGCACCCCTGAAAGGGAACGGCATGACAAGGGGACCGATGCATCTGCCGTGATGCTCTTGACGGATGAAGCGATGCAAGGGTAGGGCAGTGCGCCCGGTGCGAAACGAGAGGGCGGCGCAGGACCGTGGCGCGCAGCGCATGCGAGTGCGCCTGTCAGTCAGGCGTGTGAGTGCGTTATCCGGCACGTGCACCCGCACGCGCATGCTGCGGAGCGGAGAACATGACCTGCGGCAGGTTTTCCGCCACGAAGCGATGCCAAAAATGACAATGCGCGGGGTGTCGCCGGAATTTCGCCAAAACATCGGATAGTTGTCGTAACCGGTAGGATTTGACAGCTTTCCGGATTCCGTGGCATCAAAAAGTGTTGGTCGATGGTGGCATTCCTGCCCGACGCGCTGCATTGCCGTGCGTGCGCGGGGTGGTCGCCGTTGCGGCAATGTCTTTACAATATTGTCCACTCATTCCGTCAACATTTCGGAGGATCGAGCATGCGTAAAGGATGGTTCAAAGGCCTTGTTGCGGGTCTTGTCGTGGCCGTTATGGCCTGCCCGGCGTTTGCTGCGGACACCATCAAGTTCGGCGTGGCCGGCGCCCACAGCGGCGACCTGGCCTCCTACGGGCTGCCCACCGTCAACGCCGCCAAGCTGGTGGCCAAGATGATCAACGCCAAGGGCGGCGTGCTCGGCAAGCAGGTGGAAGTCATTCCCCAGGATGACCAGTGCAAGCCCGAACTGGCCACCAACGCGGCCACCAAGCTGGTGTCCGACGGCGCCAACGTGGTGCTCGGCCACATCTGCTCCGGCGCCACCAAGGCCGCGCTTCCCATCTACAAGGAAGCCAACATCGTGCTGATGTCGCCCTCGGCCACCAACCCGGCCCTGACCCAGAGCGGCGACTACCCCAACTTCTTCCGCACCATCGCCTCTGACGATCAGCAGGCCAAGCTGGGCGTGGACTTCACCATCGACAAGCTGGGCAAGAAGAAGATCGCCGTGCTGCACGACAAGGGCGACTACGGCAAGGGCTACGCCGAATACGCCAAGCAGTTCATCGAACAGGGCGGCAAGGGCACCGTGGTGCTCTTCGAAGGCGTGACCCCCGGCGCCGTGGACTACTCCGCCGTTGTGCAGAAGATCCGCAACTCCGGCGCCGAAGCCGTGATGTTCGGCGGCTACCATCCCGAAGCCTCGAAGATCGTGCAGCAGATGCGCAAGAAGCGCATGGACCTGCCCTTCGTGTCCGACGACGGCGTGAAGGACGACACCTTCATCAAGGTTGCCGGCAAGGACGCCGAAGGAGTGTACGCCTCCAGCTCGCGCGACGTGAGCTCGCTGCCCCTGTACAAGGAAGCCATCGAAGCCCACGTGAAGGAATTCGGCACCGAACCCGGCGCGTTCTACAAGGAAGCCTACGCCGCGTCGCTGGCCCTGCTGAACGCCATCGAAAAGGCCGGTTCCACCGATTCCGCCAAGATCATGAACGCCCTGCGCACCGAATTTGTTGAAACTTCGGTGGGCAAGATCAAGTTCGACAAGCGCGGCGATGCCGAAGGCGTCGGCTTCTCCATGTACCAGGTGAAGAACGGCAAGTACGTGGAACTCAAGTAGTTCGACGGAAAGCATCGCATACGACAGGGGGGCGGGCCACAGGCCCGTCCCCCGAGTTTTGACAAGGTGCGGCCAGGGCCGCGCATGTACGGGAAGGCACTAATGGATTGGCAGTATTTCTGGGAACTCTTCTTCGGCGGGCTGACGCGCGGCTCCATCTATGCGCTCATCGCGCTCGGCTACACCATGGTGTACGGCATCATCGAGCTGATCAACTTCGCCCACGGCGAAGTGTACATGCTGGGCGCGTTCACGGCGCTGATAGTGGCCGGGGTGCTTGGCATCTACGGCTTTCCCGCCGTGGCCATCCTGATCATCGCCGCCGTCGTGGCCGTCATCTACTGTGCGGCCTACGGCGTGACGCTCGAAAAGATCGCCTACAAGCCCTTGCGCGACGCGCCGCGCCTCTCACCGCTCATCTCGGCCATCGGGATGTCCATCTTTCTCCAGAACTACGTCATTCTGGCCCAGACCTCGGACTTCATGCCGTTTCCCAACCTGGTGCCGCAGCCCGAATTTCTTGAACCCATCGCGCACATCATGGGCGCCAGCGAAGTGCTGATCATCGTCACCTCCGCCGTGTCCATGGCCGCGCTGACGCTGTTCATCAAGTACACCCGCATGGGCAAGGCCATGCGCGCCACGGCCCAGAACCGCAAGATGGCCATGCTGCTCGGCATCGACGCCGACAAGGTGATCTCGCTCACCTTCGTCATCGGCTCGTCGCTGGCCGCCGTGGGCGGTGTGCTCATCGCCTCGCA
It contains:
- the mscL gene encoding large conductance mechanosensitive channel protein MscL; amino-acid sequence: MLKAFKEFAVKGNALDMAVGVILGASFGTIVKSLVDDLIMPPIGLVLGGVDFSNLFVTLRDGAAPGPYASLAAAKQAGAVTLNAGVFANTVVSFVIVAFAVFLLVRGVNTLRERLEGPAAPKQQDCPFCFSKIDARATRCPHCTAEIGG
- a CDS encoding branched-chain amino acid ABC transporter substrate-binding protein, giving the protein MRKGWFKGLVAGLVVAVMACPAFAADTIKFGVAGAHSGDLASYGLPTVNAAKLVAKMINAKGGVLGKQVEVIPQDDQCKPELATNAATKLVSDGANVVLGHICSGATKAALPIYKEANIVLMSPSATNPALTQSGDYPNFFRTIASDDQQAKLGVDFTIDKLGKKKIAVLHDKGDYGKGYAEYAKQFIEQGGKGTVVLFEGVTPGAVDYSAVVQKIRNSGAEAVMFGGYHPEASKIVQQMRKKRMDLPFVSDDGVKDDTFIKVAGKDAEGVYASSSRDVSSLPLYKEAIEAHVKEFGTEPGAFYKEAYAASLALLNAIEKAGSTDSAKIMNALRTEFVETSVGKIKFDKRGDAEGVGFSMYQVKNGKYVELK
- a CDS encoding branched-chain amino acid ABC transporter permease, with protein sequence MDWQYFWELFFGGLTRGSIYALIALGYTMVYGIIELINFAHGEVYMLGAFTALIVAGVLGIYGFPAVAILIIAAVVAVIYCAAYGVTLEKIAYKPLRDAPRLSPLISAIGMSIFLQNYVILAQTSDFMPFPNLVPQPEFLEPIAHIMGASEVLIIVTSAVSMAALTLFIKYTRMGKAMRATAQNRKMAMLLGIDADKVISLTFVIGSSLAAVGGVLIASHVGQVNFAIGFIAGIKAFTAAVLGGIGSIPGAMLGGLVLGWCESFATGYISSDYEDALAFALLVLILIFRPSGILGKAKTQKV